One region of Termitidicoccus mucosus genomic DNA includes:
- a CDS encoding FAD:protein FMN transferase — MPFPSKPSAFIHEAMATTFEFRVRHAEPVYARQAAQAAFAEIDRLETLLSRFHEGSDIWRINHAATGEHVVISEECHACLLQALQLHEFTGGAFDITIGAAADLVKSAGKNRVVPEPDALQDILDQRAASTIALSPGNFVVEVTQPGASLDLGAIGKGFALDAAAALLREWEIENALLSAGGSSILAMGAESDAPGTGGWPVNLLGETRSAPLVLHDYALGASGTGEQGNHIIDPRRRSQAYAHIRAWALAPAAAAADALSTAWMTMNRDEIAGVVAGLAPGHAAMVENPDGSLHLCNRTGVWARLEPGAHPVRA, encoded by the coding sequence GTGCCCTTCCCGTCCAAGCCGTCTGCATTCATCCACGAGGCCATGGCCACGACCTTCGAGTTTCGCGTGCGCCATGCCGAGCCGGTCTATGCGCGGCAGGCGGCCCAGGCGGCATTTGCGGAAATCGACCGGCTCGAAACCCTGCTCAGCCGTTTCCACGAGGGCAGCGACATCTGGCGCATCAACCACGCCGCGACCGGCGAACACGTGGTCATCAGCGAGGAGTGCCACGCCTGCCTGTTGCAGGCGCTCCAGTTGCACGAATTCACCGGCGGCGCGTTCGACATCACCATCGGCGCCGCCGCCGACCTCGTCAAAAGCGCGGGGAAAAACCGTGTCGTCCCGGAGCCGGACGCCCTTCAGGATATTCTCGACCAACGCGCCGCCTCCACCATCGCGCTGTCCCCCGGCAACTTCGTCGTGGAAGTCACGCAGCCCGGCGCCTCGCTCGACCTCGGCGCGATCGGCAAGGGCTTCGCCCTCGATGCCGCCGCCGCCCTGCTCCGCGAGTGGGAAATCGAAAACGCGCTCCTCAGCGCCGGCGGCAGCTCCATCCTCGCGATGGGCGCCGAATCCGACGCGCCCGGCACGGGCGGCTGGCCCGTCAATCTCCTGGGCGAAACCCGCTCCGCGCCGCTCGTCCTCCACGACTACGCGCTCGGCGCATCCGGGACTGGCGAGCAAGGCAACCACATCATCGACCCGCGCCGTCGTTCCCAAGCCTATGCGCATATCCGGGCCTGGGCGCTGGCCCCCGCCGCCGCCGCGGCCGACGCCCTCTCCACCGCATGGATGACCATGAACCGTGATGAAATCGCCGGCGTGGTCGCCGGCCTCGCCCCGGGCCACGCCGCCATGGTGGAAAATCCCGACGGCAGCCTCCACCTCTGCAACCGGACCGGCGTATGGGCGCGCCTCGAACCCGGGGCGCATCCCGTCCGCGCATGA
- a CDS encoding universal stress protein: MKTIIAPIDFSKATDSVIDAACELALSMNGRIVLLHVVQPFILTSDYGLTMENFQESIASSEKHAARRLAELSAGIRQRVSNVEVVQVSGPAQAQILEQAALHKADYIVMGSHGHTAIYDLLIGSTTQGILRKATCPVIIVPHKKS; this comes from the coding sequence ATGAAAACGATAATTGCCCCCATCGACTTCTCCAAGGCCACCGACTCCGTCATCGACGCCGCCTGCGAGTTGGCCCTGTCCATGAACGGCCGCATTGTGCTGCTTCATGTTGTCCAGCCCTTTATCCTCACCAGCGACTACGGGCTGACCATGGAAAACTTCCAGGAATCCATCGCCTCCAGCGAGAAGCACGCCGCGCGCCGCCTGGCGGAACTCAGCGCCGGGATTCGCCAGCGCGTGAGCAACGTGGAGGTCGTGCAGGTCAGCGGTCCCGCCCAGGCGCAAATCCTTGAGCAGGCCGCTCTTCACAAGGCCGACTATATCGTGATGGGCTCGCATGGCCACACCGCCATCTATGACCTGCTCATCGGCAGCACCACGCAGGGCATCCTGCGCAAGGCCACCTGTCCCGTCATCATCGTGCCGCACAAGAAAAGCTGA
- a CDS encoding glycosyltransferase family 9 protein: MSTFAQNLYSIFIARYIDWLGVRHRRPLMLFFRDGGIGDILCTLPAAVALAAREPGAYKIYCTNPAFVALPAMAGRFDRVLGIKCNDLVASIVASRHRVHRFHYPDELPGQASRTNLVDELAASVGLPAGTPWPRLHLGPPSRRVGAVLKTVGSSLSAHAGRSFVCIHTGPTWKAREWPRAHWARLVQLLRERFGCQVIQLGASQHFRDGPRAEPAVAGALDCRDKLNLADSLQLVSRSSMLIGVDSGMIHGAIALGVPAAGLFGPTSGEVRLPKSERIITLSAPDLPCLGCHHRHPRLHWQSGCPHDVRCMAAITPERVLAAAESLLRGQDGRSREPEESRNRSAGGFASFNS; this comes from the coding sequence ATGTCCACGTTCGCACAAAATCTCTACAGTATTTTCATCGCCCGCTATATCGACTGGCTGGGTGTCCGGCATCGCCGTCCGCTCATGCTGTTTTTCCGCGATGGGGGGATCGGCGACATCCTGTGCACCCTGCCGGCGGCGGTTGCGCTGGCCGCGCGCGAGCCCGGGGCCTATAAGATTTACTGCACAAACCCGGCCTTTGTGGCGCTGCCGGCCATGGCCGGACGTTTTGACCGGGTGCTCGGCATCAAATGCAACGATCTCGTCGCGTCCATCGTCGCGTCGCGGCACCGGGTCCATCGCTTTCATTATCCGGACGAGCTGCCCGGGCAGGCGTCCCGGACCAACCTCGTCGACGAGCTGGCCGCGTCGGTGGGCCTGCCGGCCGGAACGCCTTGGCCGCGCCTGCATCTCGGTCCGCCGTCCCGCCGCGTGGGCGCGGTGCTCAAGACCGTGGGCTCCTCCCTGTCCGCCCACGCCGGCAGGTCCTTTGTCTGTATCCATACCGGCCCTACATGGAAGGCCCGCGAGTGGCCGCGCGCGCACTGGGCCAGGCTCGTGCAGTTGCTGCGGGAGAGGTTCGGCTGCCAGGTGATCCAGCTCGGCGCGAGCCAGCATTTCCGCGACGGCCCGCGCGCGGAGCCGGCCGTGGCGGGCGCGCTCGATTGCCGCGACAAGCTCAACCTGGCCGACAGCCTGCAACTTGTCTCGCGCAGCAGCATGCTCATCGGCGTCGACTCGGGCATGATTCACGGCGCGATCGCGCTCGGCGTGCCGGCCGCCGGGCTTTTCGGCCCCACCTCGGGCGAAGTGCGGCTGCCCAAGAGCGAACGCATCATCACGCTTTCCGCGCCGGACTTGCCCTGCCTCGGCTGCCACCACCGCCACCCGCGCCTGCACTGGCAAAGCGGCTGCCCGCATGATGTCCGCTGCATGGCGGCCATCACGCCGGAGCGGGTGCTGGCCGCCGCCGAGTCGCTTTTAAGGGGCCAGGACGGGAGGAGCCGGGAGCCGGAGGAGTCAAGGAATCGGAGCGCCGGGGGCTTTGCCTCCTTTAACTCCTGA